The Verrucomicrobiota bacterium DNA segment GCAGCGCATTCAACGCATCGATCAAGTATTTCGGGTTGAAAGCGATGGACATCTCCTTGCCTTTGTAATTGATCGCCAAGCTTTCGCGCGCTTCGCCCACTTCCGGTGAGTTGGCGGTGATCGCGAGATTATTCTTGGCGAACGCCAGCTTTACCGAATTTGATTTGTCGCTCGTCATGATTTCGGCGCGTCTCAACGCGTGGAGAAATTCTTCGCGCGACAGGGCCACGCGCTCCTTGGCTTCCGCGGGGATGACCTGGCGATAGTTCGGATAATTTCCCTCGATCAACTTGGTCGCCACCAGGATGCTGAACCCTTTCTCATCCTTCAACGTGAACGCGGCCTGGTTCTCGTTGTAGCGGACCTCGACCTCGCCTTTGTCCTGCAACAGACGGTTCAACTCATTCACGGCCTTCGCCGGCACAATGAATTCGCCCTGGCTCTTGTCCGACACGTCCACTTCTTCATCCACCAACGCGAGTCGCCGGCCATCCGTCGCCACCATGGTCAGCTTATGCTCCTTCAAGCTCAGAAAAATTCCATTCAACACGTAGCGCGATTCATCCGTCGAGATGGCGAAGGAAGTCTTTTTCATCATGCTCCGGACCTTTTCCTGCGGCAGCACCACCTTGCGTTCCTCTTTGAGCTTTGGCAGCGGTGGAAACTCATCCGCGCTCAAGCCATTGATTTTGTAGAATGAAGCACCGGAACGTAGTGAACAGGAGTGTTTGTCATCGACTTCGATTTCCAGTTCTGGATTGTTCAATTCACGCACAATTCCAAAGAGCTTTTTGACCGGCACCGTGGTCGCTCCTACTTTTTTCACAGTCGCTTCGACGCCGCAGGAAACTGTGACGTCCAGATCCGTTGCGGTCAACTCCAGCCGGTCTTTCTCAGCGCGCAGCAGGACATTGGAGAGAATGGGCAGCGTGGTGCGGGTGCTGACGATGTTTTGAACGGCTTGCAGCCCGTTGATGATTTGCTCTTTCGCGATTGTTAGATTCATTGCGCCGTTAATATGTATCTGAATTCTTAAAACACTCTTATTATTAAAGGGTGTGAATAATGCAAACAACTCACAGTGTCAAGGATGGCTGGCCGTTTGCGAGCCAAATAGAGGCGAAAAGAAAATGGAAAGCGAGAGAAAAAATCAGGAAAGTCCGGCTTGTTCACACTACCAACAATGCGTTCACTGACAATTGGGAGCTTATTGGTAACGTTGTGCTCTTTGGATGACCGACGGCAAAACCGATTCCACAAATTCAATGTCGGCAGGCGTCGTTTCGCGGCCCAACGAAAAACGAACCAGTGAGTTGGCGATTTTTCTGTCCACACCCAAAGCAGAGATCACATGAGAAGGTTCGAGCGAGCCGGCGGAACAAGCTGAGCCGCTGGACGCACAAATGCCTTCGATGTCCAGCCCGGCGAGCAATGCGATGCTGTCCGAACCTTCCACGACAAACGAGACGGTGTTGGTCAGGCGGTGCTGACGCGAGCCGACGAATCGAACACCGCCGATCTGGTCTAGGAGTGAAATCAAACGATTCGAGAGCGGCGAGAGGATTTCTCTGGCAAAAACAGGTTGCGGAACAAACCGCTCCAAAGCTTCAAAAAACCCAATGATAGCGGCAAGATTTTCCGTGCCCGCGCGGCGTTCATTTTCATGGCTGCCGCCAAACAGGATCGGGTCGGGCAGCAAGGGTGAGCGGACGAAAAGGGCACCAGCGCCCTTTGGGCCGTGGAATTTGTGACCACAAATTGAAACGAGATCGGCGTTGAACTGATGAATGCTGGCGAATGGTTCCTTCCCGAACCATTGCACAGCGTCGGTGTGGAAGAGAACGCCGCGTTCGCGGCACAATGCGCCGAGTTCAGCAACTGGTTGAATTGTTCCGATTTCGTTGTTCGCCGCCATGATCGAAACCAGGATCGTATCGGGGCGGATTGCCTTGGCGAGAGAATCGACTGAAACGATTCCCTCGTTTGAAACGGGAAGGGTCGTCAGCGCAAAACCTTCCTTCCTGGCAAGGTATTCGCAGGGATGCAACACCGCATGATGCTCGATGGCCGAGGTGATGATATGACGTCCTTTCGACTTCAGCAGGCGCGCGACGCCAAAGATTGCCAGGTTGCTGCTTTCCGTGCCGCCACTGGTGAAAACGATCTCACTCGGCTTGCATTGGAAGACGCGCGCTGTGCGATCACGCGCGTCGTCGAGAATCGCCCGTGCCTTTCGCCCGACATGATGAACGCTGGACGGGTTGCCGAAGACTTCGCCGAGGAACGGCAGCATCGCCTCGCGCACCACCGGGTCGAGCGGGGTGGTCGCGTTGTAGTCGAGGTAGATGGTT contains these protein-coding regions:
- the dnaN gene encoding DNA polymerase III subunit beta, whose protein sequence is MNLTIAKEQIINGLQAVQNIVSTRTTLPILSNVLLRAEKDRLELTATDLDVTVSCGVEATVKKVGATTVPVKKLFGIVRELNNPELEIEVDDKHSCSLRSGASFYKINGLSADEFPPLPKLKEERKVVLPQEKVRSMMKKTSFAISTDESRYVLNGIFLSLKEHKLTMVATDGRRLALVDEEVDVSDKSQGEFIVPAKAVNELNRLLQDKGEVEVRYNENQAAFTLKDEKGFSILVATKLIEGNYPNYRQVIPAEAKERVALSREEFLHALRRAEIMTSDKSNSVKLAFAKNNLAITANSPEVGEARESLAINYKGKEMSIAFNPKYLIDALNALPNDEVFIELIDELSPGVLKINGPFLYVVMPMRLS
- a CDS encoding cysteine desulfurase; the encoded protein is MKTIYLDYNATTPLDPVVREAMLPFLGEVFGNPSSVHHVGRKARAILDDARDRTARVFQCKPSEIVFTSGGTESSNLAIFGVARLLKSKGRHIITSAIEHHAVLHPCEYLARKEGFALTTLPVSNEGIVSVDSLAKAIRPDTILVSIMAANNEIGTIQPVAELGALCRERGVLFHTDAVQWFGKEPFASIHQFNADLVSICGHKFHGPKGAGALFVRSPLLPDPILFGGSHENERRAGTENLAAIIGFFEALERFVPQPVFAREILSPLSNRLISLLDQIGGVRFVGSRQHRLTNTVSFVVEGSDSIALLAGLDIEGICASSGSACSAGSLEPSHVISALGVDRKIANSLVRFSLGRETTPADIEFVESVLPSVIQRAQRYQ